A portion of the Leptospira wolbachii serovar Codice str. CDC genome contains these proteins:
- a CDS encoding glutathione S-transferase family protein: protein MVELFEFALSGNCYKVRLMLSLLNLNYESRLVNGPEREHKSETFLLKNPFGQVPVLKDGDVILRDSQGILVYLARAYGEAHWFPNEPKEAGEIVAWLSTAANEVSRGPGALRAHYLLGRPINLEETTSVTENLLSILEKRLAGHNWLATDSITIADIAMYPYIALGNQGKIDLSIYSNIRKWLRRIESLPGYISMPGVQ, encoded by the coding sequence ATGGTCGAATTATTTGAATTTGCTTTGTCGGGAAATTGCTACAAAGTTAGATTGATGTTATCTCTTTTGAATCTAAATTACGAAAGTCGTCTTGTGAACGGACCCGAACGTGAACATAAATCTGAAACATTCTTATTGAAAAATCCGTTTGGACAGGTGCCTGTTCTTAAAGATGGAGATGTAATCCTTAGAGATAGCCAAGGAATTTTGGTTTACCTAGCTCGTGCTTATGGAGAGGCACATTGGTTTCCAAATGAGCCAAAAGAGGCTGGTGAAATCGTGGCATGGCTTTCTACAGCGGCAAATGAAGTTTCACGCGGACCCGGTGCATTACGTGCACATTATTTACTCGGAAGACCTATCAATTTAGAAGAAACGACTTCGGTCACAGAAAACCTTCTTTCAATATTGGAAAAAAGACTTGCGGGTCATAATTGGCTAGCTACAGATTCGATTACTATAGCCGATATTGCGATGTATCCGTACATTGCACTTGGAAATCAAGGTAAAATAGATCTATCGATATATTCTAATATTCGGAAATGGCTCCGCCGCATTGAAAGTTTACCAGGATATATCTCAATGCCAGGTGTTCAATAG
- a CDS encoding pseudouridine synthase — MTKDRLDKVLGNFGLGSRSDVKKEIHQGLVKVNGVVVKDPSFKVSLTDEVTYYEETLVRKEFYYFMMNKAPDCITATEDSREKTVMDYLSERHENMNLFPVGRLDKETEGLLLFTTDGPLAHYYTSPKHFVEKEYYAEISAPVTNEDILAFETGIVLDDGYKTLPARLAIPDLNQPNIVTVWLKEGKYRQIRRMFQSLGKEVTYLKRMKMGNLELDPTLALGTYRELTADEEILLKQKSPIIQ; from the coding sequence ATGACAAAAGATCGTTTAGATAAAGTGCTCGGAAATTTTGGACTGGGTTCGCGTTCGGATGTCAAAAAAGAAATCCACCAGGGACTAGTTAAAGTGAATGGTGTGGTGGTGAAGGATCCTAGTTTTAAGGTCTCTCTCACTGATGAAGTGACTTACTATGAAGAAACTCTAGTTCGAAAAGAATTCTATTATTTTATGATGAACAAAGCTCCTGATTGTATCACGGCTACAGAAGACAGTCGTGAAAAAACAGTAATGGACTACTTAAGTGAAAGGCACGAGAATATGAATTTGTTTCCCGTGGGTCGGTTGGATAAAGAAACAGAAGGGTTGTTATTGTTTACAACCGATGGTCCACTTGCCCATTATTATACATCCCCTAAACACTTTGTCGAAAAAGAATACTATGCTGAAATTTCTGCCCCAGTGACAAACGAGGACATACTTGCTTTTGAAACCGGAATTGTATTGGATGATGGCTATAAAACCCTTCCTGCAAGATTGGCTATCCCAGATCTTAACCAACCAAACATTGTAACAGTATGGTTAAAAGAAGGTAAATACAGGCAAATCCGTAGAATGTTCCAAAGTTTAGGTAAGGAAGTGACTTACCTAAAACGAATGAAGATGGGAAATTTAGAATTAGACCCCACGCTTGCCCTGGGAACTTATAGGGAGTTGACAGCTGATGAGGAAATTCTCCTCAAACAAAAATCTCCCATCATTCAATAA
- a CDS encoding SDR family oxidoreductase — MDIDSLLQDLKALLDSPKELVTISEEKRLELMILCGKISRPDRNEVRKRNRTVRVEKKQTLKIQEKQKTALTGIRRARETAVFKAPLQISNSAGWSWDKAEELSNPKPCYICKTPFTKLHFFYDSMCPNCAELNYSKRFQSTDLRGTVAVITGSRLKIGYQATLLLLRAGARVIATTRFPNDSAIRFAKETDFHLWKDRLQIFGLDLRHTPSVEIFCKFLENHLERLDILINNAAQTVRRPPGFYSHLLDTEKLTIQELPPEAQKLLTFYQHCKQELDSYRSDSEMKDTATALAVSWNHKTPGVGIRSSAALSQIPYSHDNSHELEAVFPEGQLDADLQQVDLRKTNSWRLRLGEINTSEMLEVQLVNAVAPFVLCNRLVSLMRKDNTGKKHIINVSAMEGKFHRFKKEDRHPHTNMAKAALNMMTHTSAEDFAKDGIFMNAVDTGWVTDEDPVELAKRKQDLHDFQPPLDIVDGAARVVDPLFDGVNTGKHWIGKFLKDYFPIDW, encoded by the coding sequence ATGGACATTGATTCATTGTTACAGGATTTAAAAGCTCTTTTGGATTCCCCCAAGGAACTTGTAACAATCTCCGAAGAAAAACGTCTTGAACTCATGATCCTTTGTGGGAAAATCTCTCGCCCCGACCGCAATGAGGTTCGTAAAAGGAACCGCACTGTCCGTGTTGAAAAAAAACAAACACTCAAAATACAAGAAAAACAGAAAACTGCTCTAACTGGTATCAGGCGAGCCAGAGAAACTGCTGTTTTTAAAGCGCCGTTACAAATTTCAAATTCAGCTGGATGGTCCTGGGACAAAGCGGAAGAACTTTCCAACCCTAAACCATGTTATATCTGTAAGACTCCGTTCACTAAGTTACATTTTTTTTATGACTCCATGTGCCCTAATTGTGCAGAACTCAATTACTCGAAAAGGTTCCAATCAACAGACCTACGCGGAACCGTAGCGGTTATCACTGGCTCTCGTCTAAAAATTGGATACCAGGCAACCTTACTTTTGTTACGTGCTGGTGCTCGAGTAATCGCTACCACAAGGTTTCCCAATGATTCCGCAATTCGTTTTGCTAAAGAAACTGATTTTCACTTATGGAAAGACCGTTTGCAGATCTTTGGATTGGATCTAAGACATACCCCCAGTGTGGAAATTTTCTGTAAGTTTTTAGAAAACCATTTAGAGAGATTAGACATTCTCATCAACAATGCGGCGCAAACAGTCAGGCGCCCTCCGGGTTTTTATAGCCACTTACTAGATACAGAAAAACTCACAATTCAAGAATTACCGCCAGAGGCACAAAAGTTACTTACTTTTTACCAACACTGCAAACAAGAGTTAGATTCTTATCGTTCAGATTCAGAGATGAAAGACACAGCAACAGCACTTGCAGTCAGTTGGAATCATAAAACACCTGGAGTTGGGATTCGGTCTTCGGCTGCTCTCTCTCAAATCCCCTATTCTCACGATAATTCCCATGAATTGGAAGCCGTATTTCCCGAAGGCCAACTAGATGCAGATTTGCAACAAGTTGACCTTCGTAAAACAAATAGTTGGCGACTAAGACTGGGAGAGATTAATACATCTGAAATGTTGGAAGTACAATTGGTAAATGCTGTAGCACCGTTTGTACTCTGTAACCGTCTTGTTAGTCTGATGCGAAAAGACAATACAGGAAAAAAACATATTATCAATGTTTCTGCCATGGAAGGAAAATTTCATAGGTTCAAAAAAGAAGACCGCCACCCCCATACAAATATGGCAAAAGCAGCACTCAATATGATGACCCATACTTCAGCAGAAGACTTTGCAAAAGATGGAATCTTTATGAATGCCGTAGATACCGGTTGGGTGACAGATGAAGATCCAGTGGAACTTGCCAAAAGAAAACAAGACCTACATGATTTCCAACCTCCACTCGATATTGTCGATGGCGCTGCCCGAGTCGTTGACCCCCTGTTTGACGGTGTCAATACAGGGAAACACTGGATTGGAAAATTTTTAAAAGACTACTTCCCTATTGATTGGTAA
- a CDS encoding MepB family protein has translation MPRNTTNMKPLPPFLMNIKESLFDLLGLVITNIQLEPESAEYDACYFQTQKQNIRFRKAKITPTKVGQFVTLWKRSKAGPIEPFNIKDDIDIYIIATNNKNRMGNFLFTKQILNEKGILSGKQEGKRGFRVYPSWDKPNNKQGLTTQNWQLPYFVEYKENKYDLEVPSKLLDVSLK, from the coding sequence ATGCCCCGCAATACAACCAACATGAAACCACTACCTCCCTTCCTGATGAATATAAAAGAGAGTTTATTCGATTTACTTGGTTTAGTAATCACAAATATACAACTTGAACCAGAAAGTGCTGAATATGACGCATGTTACTTTCAAACCCAAAAGCAAAATATAAGATTCCGAAAAGCAAAAATCACACCAACAAAAGTGGGACAATTTGTAACCTTATGGAAACGTAGTAAAGCCGGTCCCATTGAACCATTCAATATCAAGGATGATATCGACATTTATATTATTGCCACCAATAACAAAAATCGTATGGGAAATTTTCTATTCACTAAACAGATATTAAATGAAAAAGGAATCCTTTCAGGAAAACAGGAAGGCAAACGAGGATTTCGTGTTTATCCTTCCTGGGACAAACCAAACAACAAACAAGGACTAACAACTCAAAACTGGCAGTTACCCTATTTTGTAGAATACAAAGAAAACAAATATGATTTGGAGGTTCCCAGTAAACTTTTGGATGTGAGTCTTAAATAA
- a CDS encoding methyl-accepting chemotaxis protein, which yields MEDNYSNLGMRKLKDLIDSFGERSKEIGSVAASIQQVAKQTNLLALNASIEAARAGEHGRGFEVVANEVTKLSFQTSEATKKISEILSRINLENSSANTEVMEMEKQSILDYAELWASNIAKELESKFYIMATSLYGLKFLIQSLVHANIGMKREHLLLILQEYLIQNEQQLAYAVCCESNAIDLMDSEYKSKEGHDSNGRFVPYCHRHSGRISIEPLLGYDTVGENEWYTLPRDLGEDIMMEPYDYPIEGKTVKMTSLMTNLFLHSKFAGILGADFSLEQLQAELSPKKIFGIGKTSLLTYNGNFASHPDIESLGASAEILTEEAKRAIQRGESFTFIDKSNTARILKPVRIGQSVRPWSILVEFNLLSALKK from the coding sequence ATGGAAGACAACTATTCTAATTTAGGAATGCGAAAGCTGAAAGATCTTATCGACTCGTTTGGAGAAAGATCCAAAGAAATTGGTTCGGTTGCCGCTTCCATCCAACAAGTGGCCAAACAGACGAACTTACTAGCATTAAATGCTTCGATTGAAGCAGCACGAGCCGGAGAACACGGACGCGGGTTTGAGGTTGTAGCAAATGAAGTGACAAAATTATCATTCCAAACATCCGAAGCTACAAAAAAAATATCTGAAATTTTATCTCGCATCAATTTAGAAAATTCTTCTGCGAACACGGAAGTCATGGAAATGGAAAAACAATCCATTTTAGACTATGCAGAACTTTGGGCAAGTAACATCGCCAAAGAACTCGAATCCAAATTTTATATCATGGCAACTTCCTTATATGGTTTGAAATTTTTAATCCAAAGTTTGGTCCATGCAAATATAGGAATGAAACGAGAACATTTACTTCTCATCCTACAAGAATACTTAATTCAAAATGAACAACAACTCGCTTATGCTGTCTGCTGTGAATCAAATGCTATCGATCTTATGGATTCAGAGTATAAATCCAAAGAAGGGCATGATTCCAACGGACGATTTGTTCCTTACTGTCACAGGCATTCTGGAAGAATTTCCATCGAACCATTATTAGGCTATGACACGGTAGGAGAAAATGAATGGTATACTCTTCCTCGCGATTTAGGTGAAGATATTATGATGGAACCTTATGATTATCCAATCGAAGGAAAAACAGTCAAAATGACGAGCCTCATGACCAACTTATTTTTACATTCAAAATTTGCCGGTATCCTTGGTGCAGACTTTTCATTAGAACAATTACAAGCGGAACTTTCACCTAAAAAAATATTTGGGATTGGTAAAACTTCTCTACTAACATACAATGGGAATTTTGCTTCTCACCCTGACATTGAATCATTAGGTGCTAGTGCCGAGATACTCACAGAGGAAGCCAAGAGAGCCATCCAAAGAGGAGAAAGTTTTACCTTTATCGATAAATCAAATACGGCAAGAATTCTAAAACCTGTGCGAATCGGACAAAGCGTAAGACCTTGGAGTATCCTTGTCGAATTCAATTTGCTTTCTGCCCTTAAAAAATAA
- a CDS encoding MarR family winged helix-turn-helix transcriptional regulator, giving the protein MFLLDDQIGFNLNRVALLFRRELIRCLREFQLTPEQWQVMAMLWHKGELTQKQIIELTLQDAPSASKMISRMETSGLIQVTVSKLDKRSTIISLSPEGKSLEKILPKRILGHFEPILNSMSEKNRKMFLLLLKQFRKILGDEIKK; this is encoded by the coding sequence ATGTTTTTATTAGATGATCAAATTGGATTTAATTTGAATCGTGTTGCTCTCTTGTTTCGAAGAGAGTTGATTCGTTGTCTTCGGGAATTTCAACTAACACCAGAGCAGTGGCAGGTGATGGCGATGTTATGGCATAAGGGCGAATTGACTCAAAAACAAATCATTGAATTGACATTACAAGACGCACCTTCTGCTTCTAAAATGATTAGTCGAATGGAAACTTCAGGTTTAATCCAAGTGACAGTTTCAAAACTAGACAAAAGATCTACAATCATCAGCCTCTCTCCCGAGGGAAAATCGTTAGAGAAAATTTTACCAAAAAGAATTTTGGGCCACTTTGAGCCCATATTAAATTCGATGTCTGAGAAAAACAGAAAGATGTTTTTGCTTCTATTAAAACAATTTCGAAAAATTCTTGGTGATGAGATTAAGAAGTAA
- a CDS encoding acyl-CoA thioesterase, with translation MSQIFRKTLTTHHFDLDWNRHVTSRTYERFGYDARCEVLKDFGYPIEQMLSTNISYVPGSTYVRFLSQQFVSSTMTVESQVFRMDNGSLFWKQTIWGNDGKKACELETTSRLVQDEKNIIISSIPEINIIPYEFTIHPKPTLQNTVEHDYYIPFSDMNCFWNLPSDAIWKVFEEGRFLFFKEIVDLNLIKETDSTTFFMGGEIIIHKQPDPGSHVKLLSWIESFEKIRFYFRQDIVDLNGNLLVSMKDEQLFVSLSTSRPRRAPAAFFDKIERFIE, from the coding sequence ATGAGTCAAATTTTTCGTAAAACCTTAACCACACACCACTTTGATTTGGACTGGAATCGTCATGTCACAAGTAGAACGTATGAACGGTTTGGTTACGATGCAAGATGTGAAGTCCTAAAAGATTTTGGCTATCCCATAGAACAAATGTTAAGCACAAATATTAGCTATGTTCCTGGATCTACCTATGTCCGATTTTTAAGCCAACAATTTGTGAGCTCCACTATGACGGTGGAATCGCAAGTATTTCGAATGGACAATGGTAGCCTCTTTTGGAAACAAACCATTTGGGGTAACGATGGAAAAAAGGCCTGCGAATTAGAAACAACATCACGATTGGTTCAGGATGAAAAAAATATAATTATCTCATCTATTCCAGAAATCAATATTATACCTTATGAATTTACCATCCACCCAAAACCTACACTGCAAAATACTGTAGAACATGATTACTACATTCCCTTCAGCGATATGAATTGTTTTTGGAATTTGCCTTCGGATGCAATATGGAAAGTGTTTGAAGAAGGTCGTTTTTTATTTTTTAAGGAAATTGTAGACCTAAATTTAATCAAAGAAACAGACTCCACTACCTTTTTTATGGGTGGTGAAATCATAATCCATAAACAACCAGATCCCGGCTCCCATGTAAAATTATTAAGTTGGATCGAAAGTTTTGAAAAAATTCGATTTTATTTTAGACAAGACATTGTCGATCTCAATGGGAATTTGCTAGTAAGCATGAAAGACGAACAATTGTTTGTTTCTCTTTCTACCTCGAGACCAAGAAGAGCACCGGCAGCTTTCTTTGACAAAATAGAAAGGTTTATTGAATGA
- a CDS encoding DMT family transporter, translating into MNWILLFIAGLFEVMFATCLGKAKETTGSEAYLWYFGFFISLLISMLLLIKVTQSLPIGTSYAIWTGIGAVGTVLIGIFLFKEPVDFLRLFFLATLILSIVGLKFVSH; encoded by the coding sequence ATGAATTGGATTTTACTATTTATTGCCGGTCTGTTTGAAGTTATGTTTGCAACCTGTTTGGGAAAGGCAAAAGAAACTACTGGAAGTGAAGCCTATTTATGGTATTTTGGTTTTTTTATCTCACTATTAATCAGCATGTTGTTACTCATTAAAGTGACTCAGTCTTTGCCAATTGGTACAAGTTATGCGATTTGGACAGGAATCGGTGCAGTAGGAACCGTTCTCATCGGAATTTTTTTATTTAAAGAACCTGTAGATTTCTTGCGATTATTTTTTCTTGCCACACTGATCCTATCCATTGTTGGTTTAAAGTTTGTGTCACACTAA
- a CDS encoding ABC transporter ATP-binding protein — protein MFDTFLRIFKTSRIAFDLAYKSSPSLTALISILTIANGLFPTALVWIGKLIIDAILQGQTTSDKWMDLLQTDAVSLVYVEAALTILYFGSQKLYNIAYTLLRIRLGQEVNERILSKAIRLELTQFEDSETYDKMTQARTEASSKPLSMVTRFFTIAQSSITIISFFGLLIKLSPLASFILVIAAIPSFIAETKFSNHSFRLFRWKAKETREQVYLETLMAREDNAKEILLFNLGKEFLNRYKNNFQRIYVEDKKLTIYKGIFSFLLGLLSQFAFYGSYIWIVCLALLHKISLGEMTMYLVIFRQGQNTFSNALSAFGGIYEDHLYIENLMEFLDLAILKQYGNAKGNHQRLGIVFDSVSFQYPGAKEPSLSNVSFELKPEEKLAIVGENGSGKTTLIKLLTRLYSPTSGKIYLDGINLEDWDEETLRRRFGVIFQNFVQYQFKVGENIGMGDVQKIQSEDEWIPAAKLGMAHDFVTRLEQGYSTRLGKWFQDGRELSGGQWQKVALARAFMRTSADILILDEPTSAIDAEAEMKVFEHFREHTQGKTVILISHRFSTVRMADQILVLEQGKKTEWGSHEELLLNKGKYEKLFRLQQAGYQ, from the coding sequence ATGTTTGATACCTTTTTAAGGATTTTTAAAACTTCACGAATCGCCTTTGATTTGGCTTACAAAAGCTCCCCAAGTTTAACTGCACTCATCTCCATCCTGACCATTGCAAATGGTTTGTTTCCTACTGCACTTGTTTGGATTGGAAAATTAATCATTGATGCGATCCTCCAAGGCCAAACAACATCCGACAAGTGGATGGATTTATTACAAACAGATGCAGTTTCGTTAGTGTATGTCGAAGCTGCTTTAACTATCCTCTATTTTGGATCACAAAAGTTATACAACATTGCTTATACATTACTTAGGATTCGATTAGGTCAGGAGGTAAACGAAAGGATTTTATCCAAAGCCATTCGTTTGGAACTCACTCAATTTGAAGATTCTGAAACCTACGATAAAATGACACAAGCTAGGACAGAGGCTTCTTCCAAACCTCTCTCAATGGTCACAAGGTTTTTTACTATTGCTCAATCATCGATTACTATCATCAGTTTTTTTGGACTTCTAATCAAACTCTCTCCACTGGCATCTTTTATTTTAGTCATCGCAGCCATTCCTTCTTTCATTGCTGAAACAAAGTTTTCTAATCATAGCTTTCGATTGTTTCGATGGAAGGCAAAAGAAACCAGAGAACAAGTATATCTTGAAACGCTTATGGCAAGAGAAGATAACGCCAAGGAAATTCTACTCTTTAACTTAGGAAAAGAATTTTTAAATAGATACAAAAACAACTTCCAAAGGATTTATGTCGAAGACAAAAAGCTAACAATCTATAAAGGGATTTTCAGTTTTCTCCTTGGATTACTCAGTCAATTTGCTTTTTATGGCTCTTACATTTGGATTGTATGTTTGGCATTGTTACATAAAATTTCATTAGGGGAAATGACAATGTATCTTGTCATCTTTAGACAAGGACAAAACACTTTCTCCAACGCACTTTCTGCGTTCGGTGGTATTTACGAAGATCATTTGTACATTGAAAATCTTATGGAATTTTTGGATCTAGCGATTCTAAAACAATATGGCAATGCAAAAGGTAACCACCAAAGGTTAGGTATTGTTTTTGATTCTGTTTCTTTTCAATATCCAGGTGCAAAAGAACCTTCGCTTTCCAATGTTAGTTTTGAATTAAAGCCAGAAGAAAAACTCGCTATCGTTGGAGAAAACGGATCAGGAAAAACAACTCTTATCAAACTCTTAACACGTTTGTATTCACCCACATCTGGTAAAATTTATTTAGATGGAATCAATTTGGAAGATTGGGATGAAGAAACTTTACGCCGAAGGTTTGGAGTTATCTTCCAAAATTTTGTCCAATACCAATTCAAAGTAGGAGAAAATATTGGAATGGGGGATGTTCAAAAAATCCAATCGGAAGATGAGTGGATCCCTGCCGCTAAACTAGGAATGGCTCATGATTTTGTAACACGTTTAGAACAAGGTTATTCTACAAGGCTTGGAAAGTGGTTTCAAGATGGTAGGGAATTGTCTGGTGGCCAATGGCAAAAGGTTGCGCTTGCACGTGCCTTTATGCGCACGAGTGCTGATATCCTTATCTTAGATGAGCCGACCTCTGCCATTGATGCAGAAGCAGAAATGAAAGTATTTGAACATTTTAGAGAACATACACAAGGGAAAACTGTGATTCTAATTTCACATAGGTTCTCCACAGTAAGAATGGCAGATCAAATATTAGTTCTTGAACAAGGCAAAAAAACAGAATGGGGAAGCCATGAAGAACTCCTCTTAAATAAAGGGAAATACGAAAAACTATTTCGATTACAACAAGCAGGATATCAATAG